A genomic segment from Gossypium hirsutum isolate 1008001.06 chromosome D04, Gossypium_hirsutum_v2.1, whole genome shotgun sequence encodes:
- the LOC107898428 gene encoding histone H4 has product MDVECSRYKIPRNFVSLLKFPILLSKSLKSLKFGWISNMSGRGKGGKGLGKGGAKRHRKVLRDNIQGITKPAIRRLARRGGVKHISGLIYEETCGVLKIFLENVIRDAVTYTEHARRKTVTAMDVVYALKRQGRTLYGFGG; this is encoded by the coding sequence TTCCCGCTATAAAATACCTCGCAATTTTGTTTCGCTCctcaaatttccaattttattATCCAAATCGTTGAAGTCTCTTAAATTTGGTTGGATATCGAACATGTCAGGAAGAGGGAAGGGCGGCAAGGGATTGGGCAAAGGAGGAGCGAAGCGCCACCGTAAGGTTCTCCGTGACAACATCCAGGGCATCACAAAGCCGGCAATTCGACGCCTGGCACGTAGGGGAGGAGTGAAGCATATTAGCGGCTTGATCTACGAGGAAACGTGCGGAGTTCTCAAGATATTCTTGGAGAACGTGATTCGCGATGCTGTTACCTACACCGAACACGCCAGGAGAAAGACGGTGACTGCCATGGATGTGGTTTATGCACTGAAGAGGCAGGGTAGGACTTTGTATGGATTTGGCGGTTAG